CGGATGAACTGTTATATCTCTAGAAAATATAGATTTATTGACAGGAGATTTTTATGGAAGATGGATTCGAGATACTAAACCATGATGAAGTTGTGTCTATAGAACCAGACACTTTTAATAAGTTAAATATTGCCAAAACTTTTAAAGTCCGTGATTTGATTACAGCAATTAAGGAATATGTTGGAGCAGAAGAAACAGACGAAGTAAATTTGTATACCCAAGGATTAAGTTGTGAAGTTTTGCAATTTAGTACTTTGGGATGGAAAAAAGGAAAAGTTAGACTTGCTTTAGAATTTTGTCCTGATGAATCTGAGTCGCCACTTGATGAAATTTTTCAAAAGCTCAAGCAAGTGGAAAATTAATATCCAATGAGCAAAAGAACCCCGACTTCTTGAAGAAGTCGGGGTTCTGAGTTTCTCGATATTTGTAAATAAAATTAGGATGTGTTGAATTGCTATCAAAATTCATTAATAAAATAAAGATGTACTAATAACTGAGAAACGTAAATTCATCATTGTAAATTACGATCCATTAGCTCGTTTGCCCTCTTCAAAAGAGCTACCTGACTCTGACGATACCCCAGTAGATAATCAATTACAAAAATCAATTCCTGATTTACTCAGAAGCGTATTAGCAATGGCTTGGGCAGATAGCATGGATTGGTTTTTTGGTATTCGTATGGGGATTTATTACGACCCAAATTTACCAGCAATAGTCCCAGATGCGTTTTTGAGTCTGGGTGTAAAGCGATTTTATGATGAAAACCTCCGCTCTAGTTATGTGCTTTGGGAAGAAAAGAAACTACCGATATTAGTACTTGAGGTGGTATCTCAGATAGTTCGCAGTGAGTACTCAACTAAGAAAGTAGAGTATGCAAAATTGGGGTTTTTGTATTATGTAATTTACAACCCATTTCGTTGCGACAAGCCACGTTTAGAAGTTTACAAATTAGTTAATAATACTTATGAATTACTTAATGGCGATCGCGTTTGGTTGCCAGAGATAGGTTTAGCGATTGGCATGGAAAGGGGAACTTATCTAGGTATTCCCCGTGAGTGGTTGTATTGGTATGATCAGCAAAGACAAAGGCTTTTAACACCACAAGAACAAGCACAACTTGCCCAACAACGCGCCCAATTATTAGTAGAACGGTTGCGATCGCTTGGCATAGATCCTGATTTAATCTAAGAGGATGTTTTAAAAGTCTTCTGGTCGGTAGCAAAACGTTTTAGATCCCCCTAAATCCCCCTTAAAAAGGGGGACTTTGAGAATTTTTCTGCTTAAAAGGGAGTTTAGGAGGGATTAAACCCTGTATCTGCTCACACACACTATCAAATTGATTTAAAACTTGACTATTTGTAAACCTAATAATCTTTAAACCATAGCCTTCTAGAATATGTGTTCTCTCTATGTCATAATCTTGACCTTCATCTGTAAAATGGCTATCCCCATCAATTTCAATAACTACTTGTAAAGTAGGACAGTAGAAATCAACTATAAAATGATTAATTGGTCTTTGTCTTAAAACCCGAAATTGAAAATCACTCAGATATTCACACCACAGCTTTTTTTCTGCTGGGGTCATATTTTTGCGAAGTTCTTTTGCTCTTTCTACAAGCTTTGGATTGTAAGGTAAATGGAAATTGCTACTGTTGAGGTTGTTCATCATAGTTTCTAGTGTTTATCCCTTTACACTCCTTGAAAAGGTGGGAAAAAGTTCTTAAAGTCCCCCTTTTTAAGGGGGATTTAGGGGGATCAAACCACATTCTACACAGCATCTAGATGTGTGTACACGGTAGCGTCCCTTGTAGGTAAGAAATTGGGGGTTAAGTTTGAGAGAAAGAAGTTGCACAGTACGTTAATCAGTATCAAAGACTCATCCACGAGTATCAAAGACTCATCCACGAGTATCCAAGACTCATCCACGAGTATCCAAGACTCATCCACGAGTATCAAAGACTCATCCACGAGTATCAAAGACTCGTCCGCGAGTATCAAAGACTCATTCACGAGTATCAAAGACTCGTTCGCGAGTATCAAAGGCTCATTCACGAGTATCAAAGACTCGTTCGCGAGTATCAAAGACTCTCGCGCGAGTATCAAAGACTCATTACAGCAATTTTCATTTATTAAGAAAACACTCTCGCGTTCTTCTTTGCGCCCTTGCGTGAGACAAAAAATCTTTCCGTCCTGTAATTACGAATTACGAATTACGAATTACGCATTAACCTATCAAGACTTGCACTCACACTTTCAGCATCCGGTGACTTCAATAGCTGCAAAATCTCTAAAGCTGGTTGCAAATAGGATATCGCTTTAGTGTATTCACCCTGCTGTTCTGCCAAACCTCATAACCACCACAAAGTCATTGCTTTGGTTTGAACATCACCAAGGCGTTCTGTTATTTCCAAAGATTGATTGAACAATGTCGCCGCTTTACCTTGGGCATTACCAGTGCGTTCATTTATTTCCAAAGACTGATTGTAGAGTGCGATCGCTTAATCCACTTCCCCTTTGTTAGCGTAGAGAATTCCCAGTTGGTGCAACGTCGCCGCTTTAGTTTTGACATCACCAATGCGTTCAGTTATTTCCAAAGATTGATTGTAGAGTGCGATCGCTTGATCCACTTCCCCTTTGTTGGCGTAAATATATCCCAGATTGTTCAACGTCGCCGCTTTGCCTTGGACATTACCAATGCGTTCAAATATTTCCAAAGACTGATTGTAGAGTGCGATCGCTTCATCCACTTCCCCTTTGTTGGCGTAGATTTCCCCTTTGTTGGCGTAGAGAACTCCCAGAGATTGCAACGTCGCCGCTTTGGTTTGGACATCTCCAATGCGTTCTTTTATTTCCAAAGACTGATTGAAAAATGCGATCGCTTCATCGATTTCCCTTTTCTTGGCGTAGATATGTCCCAGTTGGTGCAAGATCGCCGCTTTGCTTTGGAGATTACCAATGGGTTCAAAAACTTCCAAAGACTGATTCAAAAGTGCGATCGCTGGTTCTACTTCTCCTTTGTCGGCGTAGATCATTCCCAGTTCATGCAACGTCGTCGCTTTGCATTGGACATTACCAATACGTTCAAAAAGTTCTAAAGACTCATAGAAAAGTGCTATCGCTTCATCCACTTCCCCTTTCATGGCGTAGATACTTGCCATATTATGCAACGTTAGTCCTTTCCAATAAGCATCACCAATACGTTCAAAAACTTCCAAAGACTGATTGAAAAGTGCGATTGCTTCATCCACTTCCCCTTTGTTGGCGTAGATCATTGCTAGTTGGTGCAAAGTTGCCGCTATGCCTTTGATATTACCAATGCTTTGTTTTATTTCCAAAGACTGATTGTAGAGTGCGATCGCTTCATCTACTTCCCCTTTGTTGGTGTACATCATTCCCAGATTGTGCAACGCCACCGCTTTGCCTTGGACATTTCCAATGCGTTCATTTATTTCTAAAGACTGATTGAGAAGTGCAATCGCTTCATCCACTTCCCCTTTCTTGGCGTAGATACCTGCCAGTTGGTTCAACATCGTCGCTTTGCCTTGGACATCTCCAATGAGTTCAAAAACTTCCAAAGACTGATTAAAAAGTGCCGTTGCTTGATCCATTTCTCCTTTGTTGGCGTAGATCATTGCTAGTTGGTGCAACGTCGCCGCTTTGCCTTGGACATTTCCACCAATGCATTCATTTATTTCCAAAGACTGATTGAAAAGTGCCGTTGCTTGATCCATTTCTCCTTTGTTGGCGTAGATATGTCCTAGACAGTGCAACGTTGCCGCTATGCCTTTGACATTACCAGTGCATTCATTTATTTCCAAGGACTGATTGTAAAGTGCGATTGCTTCATCCACTTCCCCTTTATCGGCGTAGATCATTGCTAGTTGGTGCAACGTCGAGGGTTTGGTTTGAACATCACCAATGCGTTCATTTATTTCCAAAGACTGATTGTAGAGTGCGATTGCTTCATCCACTTCCCCTTTAGCGGCTTTTAGTATCCCTAAATAATGATAAATTGAACCTAATCCTCGTTCATCTTCTGCGGGACAAAGATTTAAAGCTTGTTGGTAATAGTTTAATGCTTGATCAACCTCACCCATTTGGTGTTCACAATAAGCCATTTCTTTAAGAACACTATGGTTTTTAGTAATTTCTAAGGTTAATTTGCACAGATGTATTGCTTCCCGAAATCGACTTTGATGCAACAAGCGGTTCGCCAATGAACTAGCTATTTTCGCTGCAATTTTTCCATCCTTCCCCAACAACCCCAACCGATGAATTTCTACTAACTTTTGTGCTTCCGTAGCAGTTTTCGCCCCTTCCCACCACAGGCGATACAAAATTTGTGCAGCTTGTTTATACAACTCTTCACCCTTGGGGTTTTCTGGAAACTCTAGTAACGGTGACAAAATCCGGGGAACCCGATACAACCTCTCTGTGTTGTTGGTGAGGGTAACTTCCAACAAACCCAAAATTTCAGCGCGTTGAATATGACTTTCCCAACTTGAGATATCCTCACAAATCGGGGAAATCGCAGCTAGAGGAACAGGTAACTCATACACCAACAACTTCCCCAGCATTTGACGCAAACCTGGAGTTTGCTGCTTCAGCAATTCCTGTGCCAAAATATCCTCACGAAATTCTTTTTCCTTATCAGCCATCTTTTGCAGAATCATCTCAACTCCCCTCTCCGCTGACGGCGACTTCGGGGAATTTTGCAAAATCTGATCTAACCATTCCAACAGCCGAGGATTTCCATCTGCTGCTTGTTTGGCACGTTCCGGCAAATCTGGCTGAAATTGCCAACTGCCATTAAACGAATCCAGACGATTATACTTTTTAATTAAATCTGCCCCACCCAAAGCACCCAGAGGTTCGCGGTACAGACGATGATTCAGTTCCGACAATGTGAAATTGTAGCGACAGGTAATAATTACCTTGTGGGGAAGTTGGGAATTTTGCATCGCCTTCAGCAACGCCAGCAGTACATCCACAACTTGTGGTTGCAAGACATAAACCCCATTTCGTAATTCCAAATTAGCCTCAAAGTCATCCAGCACAAAGGCAAAGCGCTGTTTTTCGGTATTCAATCCTTCAGTGAAAAACTTAGTGAGACGCTGCATCAAGGGTAACTTGCTATTGAGAATTTCATGTCCCCGTTCCAAGGTACATTGTTCAGCCAGGGTTTTGAGCAGTTTGTCTTCATCCAGTTGCCGAAAGTTTACCAGCCTGTGATAGCCAACCATCCTTTCCAGAAGTCGCGCCGTCACAGTACTCTTACCCACACCCCCCAGTCCGTGAATTAGTACCCCTAATGAAGTGCGAATAGCTTTGAGACAACGTTGCAAAGTCCGCCGTCTCCCAACAAACTCAGAGGGTTTCGCCACCCGCACCAGTTGGGTATCGGGGTCTAAAAACTGTTGATAAGCAGGTTCCGGCGCTGAGGGTGGCACATCTCCCAACACATCCACCAACGCACCGGGACATTCTCCCTGGACATATAACCGTAACAAATGCCAGTCACGCACATTCTGTTTAAACAACTGCTGGTAAGTGCTAGCGAGTGCTTCAGCTAATTGATATCCCGCAGCCAATTTCCCGTAGAGGTGCGCGGCGGCGGCTGTAGCTGTCCGATCTTCCACAGGCCGCCCCCAACTTAAAACCGCCCTCGCCCCTTGTGCAATTAGCGCCTCAGCCATTGAAGGGACAGCCCCTTTATCTGGTGCTTGTCCAGTCCGACACCCAGACAAAAACACCAACTTGGGAAAGCGAAACCGGAAGACTTCCGCCAGTTCTGCGGCTGTGGTTTCGTGGCGTTCCCCAATTTCCGTCTCAGTGATAAAGTAAGGCGTGTAAGGTGCTTCACTCGTAATTGAGGCGTGTCCTGTGAGGTGAAACACATCAAAGTCATTAAAATAGCGACTCCACACCTTACCCAACTCGCTAACGCAACCGCTTTCTTCCACCCGCAAATCTACAGCAAAATCTCGCGTATCAGCCAGAATTCTCGCTTCTTCCTGTTCAAACTCTAACTTGGGTTGCACATCTTCCGGGTCGGTTGCCATAAACAATACTCGCAATTGTCGTGCTTCCACAGAAAACGGTTCCGTTTCTTTCTCAATCCAGCGCAGAGGTAACACCACCGGATTAACCCGCTTCACCAAAAAATCCTGACCATCATGCAGCACTTCCCAAGGGAGATGTGCCAGTTTTTGCTCGGTATCAATAGCAATTACCAACCCCTCACCGCGACAGTTAGCAATTCCCCGACTCAACCACCGTCCATCCCCATCCAACCAAAAAAATAACTGCTTCCCGATTCCTGGTAAATTGGGCAGCAGTCTATAGTAATCTCGTTCACCTTGCTTGAGTAAATCAGCGATTTCTGCTAATTTCAGGCGACGTGATTCATAGTGCTTTATTTGAGGCAGCCAATACCTGAGTTCAACTGTTTCCTGCGTACTTTCCCGAAGTTGAATGCGGATAGTTTGCACTTATTTGCTGATAGATTTGAGGATTTCCGTGATTTCCTCTATAGTAGCTTCTTCGAGTAAAATCCTGTTTCCAGTATCAGGGTCAAGAATTACCACATCAAATTGCTTCCCTGGATGAGATTTATGCCATTCTTGATACCATTTGCGAATTTGTTCAGCTAAAGCCGCAACACCACCCACAATGCCGACAATAGTAGCGATCGCTGCCAAAGTTCCCTCCCTTTGCGTCGGAACTTCATAGCTTCCCGATATTCCAGGAATTTCTAACAAAGCCTCGGCTGCTGCTGGTGCGCCTTCCCCTTCAATTCCAACTTGAATTTCTGCCATAGCTCATCTGCGAATTTATACAACATACTGTATATTCTGCGTTGAAATAAGGATAATACTCACCCAAAGACACAGAGACAGCAAAATTATTTACTTAGTGTTGTACCAATTGTCTAAAATAAGACAACAGACCCAAACCTAGAAACCCAGATTAAATCTGACTTTCTTCATTTTTAACTTTTAATTTTTAATTTTTAATTGATATGTCTCTTGCTCCTTGGCGAAGTGCGATCGCTCATGCACTCCATCGCAACCGTAGTCTTGTTTATGCCCGTTACCTGCAACTAGCAACGCTACAAGCGAATGGTCGCCCCGCCAATCGTACCCTAGTCTTTCGCGGCTTTTTAGAAGATACAAACCAGCTAAAATTTATCACCGATAACCGTAGCGCCAAAGCCGATCAGATACAGCAACAACCTTGGGCAGAAGTTTGCTGGTACTTCCCCAATACACGAGAACAATTTCGCATCACTGGCTGTTTAACCCTGGTCAGCGGTGATGATTATGACCAGAATTTACAGCCAGCGCGGATTGCAATGTGGCAAGAATTAAGTGAGGCGGCGCGTTTACAGTTTGCTTGGCCACATCCTGGAAAACTCAGAGTTGACAACCCAGAAGCTTTTGCACCACCAGCACCCGAACCCGTGCAGCCAGTACCTAATTTTTGTTTACTGCTACTCGATCCGGTGCAGGTCGATCACTTAGAATTACGCGGCGAACCACAAAATCGATGTCTTTACCACCGTAATGAGCAGCAAGAGTGGTCTAGCCAAGCGATTAATCCTTAAATATTTGAGTAGAGACGCGATTAATTGCGTCTCTACAGGAGTTAGGAGTTGGAAACTGCAAACCTGCATTTATGATTTTTATTTCTCACTTTTTAAATGCCAGCACCATCTAGAAATTCCTGGATAGTCTTATCCTTGAGGTTGCACCAGCGAGTATCGTGGATTAGCTCATCCTCTTTCGCTGCTAAACAACCCACTAAAACAGGAGTTTTTTCTGAAGAATTGGTGCGCCCAAGTGTTTGTATTTGTTCTTCCAATGCTTCAATCCGGTCTACTAACGCACGAATTACTTGAGCTTCTGAATCTGGTAAGTTATTGTGTTCAAGAGGTGAAACTCTAACTCCAGAACGATACATAATGCGCCCAGGCACACCTACCACAGTACAGTCTGAAGGCACATCTCTGAGAACAACAGAACCAGCACCAATACGGACATTATTGCCAATTTGGATATTGCCCAGTACCTTCGCTCCAGCTCCGACTACGACATTTTCACCCACAGTAGGATGGCGCTTACCACATTCTTTACCAGTACCCCCAAGGGTGACACCTTGATAAATTAGGGCATAGTCTCCCACGATCGCAGTTTCACCAATTACTACACCCATCCCGTGGTCAATAAACACACTTTGCCCAATTGTTGCACCAGGGTGGATTTCAATTCCAGTCAAAAACCGAGCCAAGTGAGAAATCAGGCGCGGAATAAAGGGAAGACCAACATTATACAGCCAGTGAGCCAGCCTATGGAATAATAGGGCTTGCAAACCAGGGTAACAAAATAAAACTTCCAACCAGTTACGGGCAGCTGGGTCACGTTCAAATATGATACGAAAGTCAGCACGCAGTATAGATAGCACGAGATAGCACCCTCGGAAAGCACAACAAGCTACACTCCCATATTATCCTCTCAGGTGTTGTACGTAAAAATTGGGAATTGGGAATGGGGAACTTGTACTGAGTTACGACTGCGCTCAACTACCGCGCAGTCGTAAAGCCTGCGGCATAGCTTCGCTTCGGGTGCAGCCTCTCGTAGAGAAGTATAGGGAATTGGGAATTAGTTATTAATTGACTCCTAACTCCTAACTTCCCACTCCCCAATTTACTGCTGCTCTACTTTGAGAGTATAATCCCGCTTGACTCCAGGGTTAAATGTACCTACCCAAATCCGATAAGTGCCCCTTTTCCAGTCGCGATCGCTAACGCTAGCATCTTTACTTTTACCAGTATCATCGCCGCAACGAATTGTTGTTTTGTCTGGGCCTTGGATGATTAAAGTGGTGTCGTTGTTGTTGCTATCAACTTGGATTGTTAGCTGGGAAAAGTCTTTTTCCAAAACCATAATGTGATCTGGTTGGGGATCGGCAAAGCCAATACAGGCTTGTTGATCGCGATCGCGGTTACTGATAGCAGACAATGAGTAAGAACCACCTGTAAAACCCTGCACTGTTCCTTGTGCTGAATCAAAGTTTGTTGATAAATGCAAAGTGCCAAAGTTCGCTGTCTGTGCTATTGCAGGGGTAGCTGTGATGGCGGTAAGTATAGCCAATAGCCAACTGCTTTTAAACTGAAGTCGGGGGCGACGGTATTTCATAGTAGCCCTCCAACAGGCTTTTAAAGTAGTGATGATATATACATATTCTAGTGAAAAAAATCCAGTGAAATTTCAGTTGGATGTGCCACATTCAAATGTGCCACAGTTAATGTTTTGGAAAGTGGACAGCTAATTGCTAGGTTATTTCTGAATCTCGACAGCAGCATACAATCGCATCCGAGTGAGGAATTTTGGTAATCAAACTATTAGCTAGTAAATATTACATAAAATCTACGTAAATGTGATGAGGCAAGAAAGTACAGAAGGTAAAGGTAAAAAATTCTTTTACCTTTACCTTTAATCTCACGAATTATGGAGTTTGAAGAAGACACCACCTTTGAGCGATCGCGTGTCAGTTCCATAACTACTGACTGTGAGCGATCGCAGATTATTAAAAAACGGTTTCCCTAAGA
This portion of the Nostoc sp. GT001 genome encodes:
- a CDS encoding Npun_F5749 family FMN-dependent PPOX-type flavoprotein — translated: MSLAPWRSAIAHALHRNRSLVYARYLQLATLQANGRPANRTLVFRGFLEDTNQLKFITDNRSAKADQIQQQPWAEVCWYFPNTREQFRITGCLTLVSGDDYDQNLQPARIAMWQELSEAARLQFAWPHPGKLRVDNPEAFAPPAPEPVQPVPNFCLLLLDPVQVDHLELRGEPQNRCLYHRNEQQEWSSQAINP
- a CDS encoding Uma2 family endonuclease codes for the protein MVNYDPLARLPSSKELPDSDDTPVDNQLQKSIPDLLRSVLAMAWADSMDWFFGIRMGIYYDPNLPAIVPDAFLSLGVKRFYDENLRSSYVLWEEKKLPILVLEVVSQIVRSEYSTKKVEYAKLGFLYYVIYNPFRCDKPRLEVYKLVNNTYELLNGDRVWLPEIGLAIGMERGTYLGIPREWLYWYDQQRQRLLTPQEQAQLAQQRAQLLVERLRSLGIDPDLI
- the cysE gene encoding serine O-acetyltransferase codes for the protein MLSILRADFRIIFERDPAARNWLEVLFCYPGLQALLFHRLAHWLYNVGLPFIPRLISHLARFLTGIEIHPGATIGQSVFIDHGMGVVIGETAIVGDYALIYQGVTLGGTGKECGKRHPTVGENVVVGAGAKVLGNIQIGNNVRIGAGSVVLRDVPSDCTVVGVPGRIMYRSGVRVSPLEHNNLPDSEAQVIRALVDRIEALEEQIQTLGRTNSSEKTPVLVGCLAAKEDELIHDTRWCNLKDKTIQEFLDGAGI
- a CDS encoding tetratricopeptide repeat protein, encoding MQTIRIQLRESTQETVELRYWLPQIKHYESRRLKLAEIADLLKQGERDYYRLLPNLPGIGKQLFFWLDGDGRWLSRGIANCRGEGLVIAIDTEQKLAHLPWEVLHDGQDFLVKRVNPVVLPLRWIEKETEPFSVEARQLRVLFMATDPEDVQPKLEFEQEEARILADTRDFAVDLRVEESGCVSELGKVWSRYFNDFDVFHLTGHASITSEAPYTPYFITETEIGERHETTAAELAEVFRFRFPKLVFLSGCRTGQAPDKGAVPSMAEALIAQGARAVLSWGRPVEDRTATAAAAHLYGKLAAGYQLAEALASTYQQLFKQNVRDWHLLRLYVQGECPGALVDVLGDVPPSAPEPAYQQFLDPDTQLVRVAKPSEFVGRRRTLQRCLKAIRTSLGVLIHGLGGVGKSTVTARLLERMVGYHRLVNFRQLDEDKLLKTLAEQCTLERGHEILNSKLPLMQRLTKFFTEGLNTEKQRFAFVLDDFEANLELRNGVYVLQPQVVDVLLALLKAMQNSQLPHKVIITCRYNFTLSELNHRLYREPLGALGGADLIKKYNRLDSFNGSWQFQPDLPERAKQAADGNPRLLEWLDQILQNSPKSPSAERGVEMILQKMADKEKEFREDILAQELLKQQTPGLRQMLGKLLVYELPVPLAAISPICEDISSWESHIQRAEILGLLEVTLTNNTERLYRVPRILSPLLEFPENPKGEELYKQAAQILYRLWWEGAKTATEAQKLVEIHRLGLLGKDGKIAAKIASSLANRLLHQSRFREAIHLCKLTLEITKNHSVLKEMAYCEHQMGEVDQALNYYQQALNLCPAEDERGLGSIYHYLGILKAAKGEVDEAIALYNQSLEINERIGDVQTKPSTLHQLAMIYADKGEVDEAIALYNQSLEINECTGNVKGIAATLHCLGHIYANKGEMDQATALFNQSLEINECIGGNVQGKAATLHQLAMIYANKGEMDQATALFNQSLEVFELIGDVQGKATMLNQLAGIYAKKGEVDEAIALLNQSLEINERIGNVQGKAVALHNLGMMYTNKGEVDEAIALYNQSLEIKQSIGNIKGIAATLHQLAMIYANKGEVDEAIALFNQSLEVFERIGDAYWKGLTLHNMASIYAMKGEVDEAIALFYESLELFERIGNVQCKATTLHELGMIYADKGEVEPAIALLNQSLEVFEPIGNLQSKAAILHQLGHIYAKKREIDEAIAFFNQSLEIKERIGDVQTKAATLQSLGVLYANKGEIYANKGEVDEAIALYNQSLEIFERIGNVQGKAATLNNLGYIYANKGEVDQAIALYNQSLEITERIGDVKTKAATLHQLGILYANKGEVD
- a CDS encoding DUF559 domain-containing protein — its product is MMNNLNSSNFHLPYNPKLVERAKELRKNMTPAEKKLWCEYLSDFQFRVLRQRPINHFIVDFYCPTLQVVIEIDGDSHFTDEGQDYDIERTHILEGYGLKIIRFTNSQVLNQFDSVCEQIQGLIPPKLPFKQKNSQSPPF
- a CDS encoding KGK domain-containing protein, whose protein sequence is MEDGFEILNHDEVVSIEPDTFNKLNIAKTFKVRDLITAIKEYVGAEETDEVNLYTQGLSCEVLQFSTLGWKKGKVRLALEFCPDESESPLDEIFQKLKQVEN